One window from the genome of Synechococcus sp. PROS-7-1 encodes:
- the ychF gene encoding redox-regulated ATPase YchF, which yields MLKAGIVGLPNVGKSTLFNALVANAQAQAANFPFCTIEPNVGTVAVPDSRLELLSDLSSSAEIIPTRMEFVDIAGLVKGASQGEGLGNKFLANIREVDAIVHVIRCFEDDDVIHVSGAVGPARDAEVINLELGLADLSQLEKRRERLKKQVRTSKEAQVEDAALERIQAVLEQGGAARSVELSDEEALMLKPLGLLTAKPIIYATNVSEDDLAGGNAFCEEIVALAAKEGAETVRISAQVEAELIELGDEERQDYLDGLGVNEGGLQSLIRATYQLLGLRTYFTTGEKETRAWTFKAGMTAPQAAGVIHTDFERGFIRAQTISTDKLLEAGSLVEARNKGWLRSEGKEYLVEEGDVMEFLFNV from the coding sequence ATGCTTAAAGCCGGAATCGTCGGGTTGCCCAACGTGGGCAAATCCACTCTGTTCAATGCCCTGGTGGCCAACGCGCAGGCGCAGGCGGCCAACTTTCCGTTCTGCACCATCGAGCCCAATGTCGGCACGGTGGCCGTCCCGGATTCCAGGTTGGAGCTGCTGTCTGATCTCAGCAGCAGTGCGGAGATCATCCCCACGCGGATGGAGTTCGTTGACATCGCCGGGCTCGTGAAGGGCGCCAGCCAGGGGGAGGGACTGGGCAACAAATTCCTCGCCAACATCCGGGAGGTGGACGCAATCGTTCACGTGATCCGCTGTTTTGAAGACGACGACGTCATTCACGTGTCCGGTGCGGTGGGCCCGGCCCGGGATGCGGAGGTGATCAACCTTGAACTGGGTCTGGCGGACCTGTCGCAGCTCGAGAAGCGGCGGGAGCGCCTCAAGAAACAGGTGCGCACCAGCAAGGAAGCTCAGGTTGAAGATGCTGCTCTCGAACGCATTCAAGCGGTGCTTGAGCAAGGAGGTGCCGCCCGCAGTGTGGAGCTCAGCGATGAGGAGGCGCTGATGCTGAAACCCCTGGGCCTGCTCACTGCCAAGCCGATCATCTACGCCACCAACGTGAGCGAAGACGATCTGGCGGGCGGCAATGCGTTCTGTGAGGAGATTGTGGCGCTGGCGGCCAAGGAGGGTGCCGAAACCGTGCGCATTTCAGCCCAAGTGGAGGCCGAACTGATCGAGCTCGGGGATGAGGAGCGACAGGACTACCTCGATGGCCTGGGCGTGAACGAAGGGGGATTGCAAAGCCTGATCCGGGCGACCTATCAGCTCTTGGGGCTTCGCACCTACTTCACCACCGGGGAAAAGGAAACCCGCGCTTGGACCTTCAAGGCCGGGATGACCGCACCGCAGGCTGCAGGTGTGATTCACACCGATTTTGAAAGGGGTTTCATTCGTGCTCAGACGATCAGCACCGACAAACTGCTGGAGGCCGGTTCTCTCGTTGAGGCGCGCAATAAAGGTTGGCTGCGCAGTGAAGGGAAGGAGTACCTAGTGGAGGAGGGAGATGTGATGGAATTCCTCTTCAACGTGTGA
- a CDS encoding 1-deoxy-D-xylulose-5-phosphate reductoisomerase produces the protein MKAISVLGSTGSIGTQTLDIVEDFPEQFRVVALSAGRNLSLLVEQIQRHSPELVALADEALLPELEQRLQALPSEHQPRCKPQLVGGPSGLNVAASWDTADLVVTGIVGCAGLLPTLAAVRAGKDLALANKETLIAAGPVVLPELKKSGSRLLPADSEHSAIFQCLQGTPWAENARLSTGVPTPGLRRIQLTASGGAFRDWAAADLENATVADATSHPNWSMGRKITVDSASLMNKGLEVIEAHYLFGLDYDHIEIVIHPQSIIHSMIELADSSVLAQLGWPDMKLPILYCMSWPSRLETPWKRLDLTQVGQLTFKSPDPAKYPCMELAYAAGRAGGTMPAVLNAANEEAVAQFLGERIHFLDIPVLIEAACERHKPDRVDHPQLDDVLAVDQWARLAVREQVARGTQRMSMAAVAA, from the coding sequence GTGAAAGCCATCAGCGTGCTGGGCTCCACCGGCTCAATCGGTACACAGACCCTCGACATCGTTGAGGACTTTCCAGAGCAGTTCCGGGTGGTGGCCCTTTCGGCGGGCCGCAATCTCTCTTTGCTCGTGGAGCAGATCCAACGCCACAGCCCCGAGCTGGTGGCTCTGGCTGATGAAGCCCTGCTCCCAGAGTTGGAGCAGCGCCTCCAGGCCCTGCCGTCTGAACACCAGCCGCGATGCAAACCTCAGCTCGTTGGTGGTCCCAGCGGACTGAATGTGGCGGCCTCCTGGGACACAGCCGACCTCGTCGTAACCGGGATCGTGGGCTGCGCCGGGCTGTTGCCCACCCTGGCAGCCGTCCGCGCTGGCAAGGATCTGGCCCTGGCCAACAAGGAAACCTTGATCGCAGCCGGTCCGGTGGTGCTGCCGGAGCTCAAGAAAAGCGGCAGCAGGCTGCTGCCTGCGGATTCTGAACATTCGGCCATCTTCCAGTGCCTGCAGGGAACGCCCTGGGCTGAAAACGCCCGCCTCTCCACCGGTGTGCCCACGCCAGGCCTGCGGCGCATCCAGCTCACCGCCTCCGGTGGCGCCTTCCGTGACTGGGCCGCAGCCGACCTTGAAAACGCCACTGTGGCCGATGCCACCTCCCATCCCAACTGGAGCATGGGTCGCAAGATCACTGTGGATTCCGCCTCCTTGATGAACAAGGGGCTGGAAGTGATCGAAGCCCATTACCTCTTCGGGCTGGATTACGACCACATCGAAATCGTGATCCACCCTCAGAGCATCATCCACTCCATGATCGAGTTGGCGGATTCTTCGGTGCTGGCCCAGCTGGGCTGGCCTGATATGAAGCTGCCGATTCTGTATTGCATGAGTTGGCCGTCACGGTTGGAAACGCCTTGGAAACGCCTTGATCTCACCCAGGTGGGACAACTCACCTTCAAAAGCCCCGATCCCGCCAAATATCCCTGCATGGAGCTGGCCTACGCGGCAGGGCGTGCTGGTGGAACCATGCCGGCGGTGCTAAATGCAGCCAATGAGGAGGCCGTGGCCCAGTTCCTGGGGGAACGCATCCATTTCCTCGACATTCCCGTTCTGATCGAAGCGGCCTGCGAACGGCACAAGCCCGATCGCGTCGACCACCCCCAACTGGATGATGTGCTGGCCGTGGACCAATGGGCGCGCCTTGCCGTGCGCGAGCAGGTAGCCCGGGGTACTCAGCGGATGTCGATGGCGGCGGTGGCTGCTTGA
- a CDS encoding DUF2721 domain-containing protein produces MQPESLSKAIQLSVAPVFLLAGIGALMNVLSGRLARIVDSAKQLRLTADAGGAVDELERRLARRRMQLVIRSIELLTAATLLIAGMVATMFLSVISRVNLTLVVVPLFITSMVLVMLATVFFLREVRMASVQLNRLI; encoded by the coding sequence ATGCAGCCGGAAAGCCTCTCCAAAGCAATCCAGCTGTCTGTTGCCCCGGTGTTCCTGTTGGCGGGAATCGGCGCATTGATGAATGTCCTTTCAGGACGACTGGCCAGGATCGTCGATAGCGCCAAGCAGTTGCGCCTGACCGCCGATGCCGGCGGTGCAGTGGATGAATTGGAACGACGACTGGCCAGGCGCCGAATGCAACTGGTGATCCGCTCGATCGAGCTGCTCACCGCTGCCACGCTGCTGATCGCAGGAATGGTGGCCACCATGTTCCTCAGTGTGATTTCCAGGGTGAATCTCACCTTGGTGGTGGTGCCTTTATTCATCACCTCGATGGTGCTGGTGATGCTTGCAACAGTGTTCTTTCTCAGGGAGGTGCGCATGGCGTCTGTCCAACTGAACCGGCTGATTTAA
- the polA gene encoding DNA polymerase I, with protein MPETLEKPLLLLVDGHSLAFRSFYAFSKGGEGGLATKDGRPTSVTYGFLKALLDNSKGLKPEGVAIAFDTAEPTFRHQADANYKAHRDVAPEVFFQDLDQLQTILRERLKLPLCLAPGYEADDVLGTLANRAADSGWRVRILSGDRDLFQLVDDQRDIAVLYMGGGPYAKSSGPTLIDEAGVVAKLGVMPNKVVDLKALTGDSSDNIPGVKGVGPKTAINLLKENNDLDGVYRVLEEVEAEGPKASRGAVKGALKGKLSADRDNAYLSRHLAEILIDIPLPEEPVLELGPVDGEGLEEQLQDLELNSLVRQIPSFVATFSSGGLTANAHLLEAASSKESTSKAAAAGTDPAPAHSAPAQEIAPSSLPQLAPQVISTQDQLQGLMQQLMGCTNPSEPVAVDTETTDLNPFKAQLVGLGVCWGAGLNDLAYIPVGHTDPALAQLPLEVVLEQLAPWLSSPSHPKALQNAKYDRLILLRHGLVLGGVVMDTLLADYLRDAAAKHSLDVMAERDYGITPTVFSDLVGKAKDGKASCFAEVPSDQAALYCAMDVHLTRRLAIDLRQKLQASSQQLTQLLDQVELPLEPVLALMEATGIRIDLAYLDTLSKEMGETLTRLEADAKQAAGVDFNLASPKQLGELLFETLGLDRKKSRRTKTGYSTDATVLDKLADDHPVVPLVLEHRVLSKLKSTYVDALPQLVEAETGRVHTDFNQAVTATGRLSSSNPNLQNIPIRTEYSRRIRKAFLPQEHWTLLSADYSQIELRILTHLSGEEVLLQAYRDGDDVHALTARLLLEKDEVSADERRLGKTINFGVIYGMGAQRFARETGVSQAEAKEFLSKYRERYPKVFAFLELQERLALSRGYVETILGRRRPFHFDRNGLGRLLGKDPFEIDLDVARRGGMEAQQLRAAANAPIQGSSADIIKLAMIQLQAALQQRSLPARLLLQVHDELVLEVEPSALDNVKALVVSTMEKAVELSVPLVAETGCGSNWMEAK; from the coding sequence ATGCCTGAAACCCTCGAGAAACCCCTGCTGTTGCTAGTGGATGGCCACTCCCTGGCCTTTCGCAGTTTCTATGCGTTCAGCAAAGGCGGTGAGGGTGGATTGGCCACGAAAGACGGCCGGCCGACCAGCGTGACCTACGGCTTTCTCAAAGCCCTGCTCGACAACAGCAAAGGCCTGAAACCGGAAGGGGTGGCCATCGCCTTCGACACCGCTGAACCCACCTTTCGCCATCAAGCCGATGCCAATTACAAAGCCCATCGCGATGTGGCTCCTGAGGTGTTCTTCCAAGACTTGGATCAACTGCAAACGATCCTGCGCGAACGCCTGAAACTTCCTCTCTGTCTGGCGCCTGGATACGAAGCCGATGACGTGCTGGGGACCCTGGCCAATCGTGCTGCCGACTCGGGCTGGCGCGTGCGCATTCTCAGCGGGGATCGGGACCTTTTCCAGCTGGTGGATGACCAGCGGGACATTGCCGTGCTTTACATGGGGGGCGGACCGTATGCCAAGAGCAGCGGACCGACCCTGATCGACGAAGCCGGCGTGGTGGCCAAGCTGGGCGTGATGCCCAACAAGGTGGTGGACCTCAAGGCCCTCACTGGCGACAGCTCCGACAACATCCCTGGCGTGAAGGGGGTCGGTCCCAAAACGGCCATCAATCTGCTCAAGGAAAACAACGACCTCGATGGCGTGTATCGCGTGCTGGAGGAGGTCGAGGCCGAGGGGCCCAAGGCCAGCCGCGGTGCCGTGAAAGGTGCGCTCAAGGGGAAGCTCAGCGCCGATCGCGACAACGCTTACCTCTCCCGCCATCTCGCTGAAATCCTCATCGACATCCCCCTGCCTGAGGAGCCTGTCCTGGAGCTGGGACCGGTGGATGGTGAAGGTCTGGAGGAGCAGCTTCAGGACCTGGAGCTCAACAGCCTGGTCCGCCAGATCCCTAGCTTCGTGGCCACCTTCTCCAGCGGCGGACTGACGGCGAACGCCCATCTGCTGGAGGCTGCAAGCAGCAAAGAATCAACATCCAAAGCCGCCGCTGCAGGCACGGATCCAGCACCTGCGCATTCAGCGCCTGCGCAGGAGATCGCCCCATCCAGCCTGCCCCAACTCGCGCCGCAGGTGATCAGCACACAGGATCAACTGCAGGGCTTGATGCAGCAGCTGATGGGATGCACCAACCCATCGGAGCCGGTGGCCGTAGACACCGAAACCACCGATCTGAACCCCTTCAAAGCCCAACTGGTGGGCCTTGGCGTGTGCTGGGGGGCCGGACTCAACGATCTGGCTTACATCCCAGTGGGACACACAGATCCCGCGCTTGCCCAGCTGCCGCTGGAGGTCGTGTTGGAGCAGCTCGCCCCCTGGTTGAGCAGCCCTAGTCATCCCAAAGCGCTGCAGAACGCCAAATACGACCGCCTGATCCTGCTGCGTCACGGCTTGGTTCTCGGCGGCGTGGTGATGGACACCCTGCTGGCGGATTACCTCCGCGATGCCGCGGCCAAACACAGCCTCGATGTGATGGCCGAGCGGGACTACGGCATCACTCCCACCGTGTTCAGTGACCTGGTGGGCAAGGCCAAGGACGGCAAGGCCAGCTGCTTTGCCGAGGTTCCCAGCGATCAGGCAGCGCTCTACTGCGCCATGGATGTGCACCTCACCCGCAGGCTGGCGATTGATCTGCGCCAGAAGCTCCAGGCCAGTAGCCAGCAGCTGACCCAATTGCTCGATCAGGTGGAACTGCCGCTGGAGCCTGTGCTGGCCTTGATGGAGGCCACCGGCATCCGCATTGATCTCGCCTATCTCGACACTCTCTCCAAGGAGATGGGCGAGACCCTGACGCGGCTTGAAGCTGATGCCAAACAAGCGGCAGGCGTGGACTTCAACCTGGCATCTCCCAAACAACTGGGAGAGCTGCTCTTCGAAACGCTGGGGCTTGACCGCAAGAAATCACGCCGCACCAAAACGGGCTACAGCACCGATGCCACGGTGCTGGACAAGCTCGCTGACGACCATCCGGTGGTGCCGCTGGTGTTGGAGCATCGGGTGCTGAGCAAACTCAAAAGCACTTACGTGGATGCGCTGCCCCAGTTGGTGGAGGCTGAAACCGGCCGCGTGCATACGGATTTCAACCAAGCTGTGACAGCCACCGGACGGCTCAGCAGCAGCAATCCCAACCTCCAGAACATTCCCATTCGCACCGAGTACAGCCGTCGCATCCGCAAAGCCTTCCTGCCTCAGGAGCACTGGACCCTGCTCAGTGCGGACTACTCCCAGATCGAGCTGCGCATCCTCACGCACCTCTCCGGGGAGGAGGTGCTGCTGCAGGCCTACCGCGATGGCGACGACGTGCATGCCCTCACCGCACGGCTCCTGCTTGAGAAAGACGAGGTGAGCGCCGATGAACGCCGGCTGGGCAAGACGATCAATTTCGGGGTGATTTACGGCATGGGCGCCCAGCGCTTCGCCCGCGAAACCGGGGTGAGCCAAGCGGAGGCCAAAGAGTTCCTGAGCAAATACCGGGAGCGGTATCCCAAGGTGTTCGCCTTCCTCGAACTGCAGGAACGCCTGGCCTTGAGCCGCGGCTATGTGGAGACGATCCTGGGCCGGCGCCGGCCCTTCCACTTCGACCGCAACGGTCTCGGTCGTCTGCTTGGCAAGGATCCCTTCGAGATCGATCTCGATGTGGCCCGACGCGGTGGCATGGAAGCCCAGCAGCTGCGCGCCGCGGCCAACGCACCGATTCAAGGCTCGAGTGCCGACATCATCAAGCTGGCCATGATTCAGCTGCAGGCAGCTCTGCAGCAGCGCTCCCTACCCGCTCGCCTGTTGCTGCAGGTGCACGATGAACTGGTGCTGGAGGTGGAGCCTTCTGCTTTGGACAACGTGAAAGCTCTGGTGGTCTCCACCATGGAGAAGGCCGTGGAACTGAGCGTGCCCCTGGTGGCCGAAACCGGCTGCGGCAGCAATTGGATGGAAGCGAAATAG
- a CDS encoding efflux RND transporter periplasmic adaptor subunit — translation MGSQKSETSAGATHAALRPLTRLSGIKRRRQRLMAAAAVVLVVGGGALIWSRGAGTGRRQLADYTATAERGTLPGVITASGELEPIRRVNVSPKRQGLLDALYVDEGDAVTKGQVLARMDSGDFTDRMDELSALERQARADFEAKRADYIRYQKLENSGAISASDLDGYRAAFLSSKEALTAARERIQQRDVEGNELLIRAPFSGVITERFAEPGAFVTPTTTASANAGATSSSIVELSEGLEVAAKVPESDIGRIRIGQDATVRVDAFPDQRFPARVRDIAPRAEKTDNVISFEVELTLIDPPPTLRIGMTVDVDFQTGRTAESTLVPNVAIVTENGQPGVLLVGKDDQPRFQPVELGSSSGGQSAILSGVKPGSKVFIDLPPWAKKRD, via the coding sequence ATGGGCAGCCAGAAGAGCGAGACCTCCGCCGGGGCCACGCACGCAGCCCTCAGGCCGCTCACCCGCCTCAGCGGCATCAAACGGCGACGACAACGCCTGATGGCTGCTGCAGCTGTCGTTCTGGTCGTCGGTGGCGGGGCCCTGATCTGGAGCCGTGGAGCCGGCACAGGACGGCGCCAACTGGCGGACTACACCGCCACCGCTGAACGAGGGACCCTTCCGGGAGTGATTACTGCCAGTGGTGAATTGGAGCCCATCCGGCGCGTGAATGTGAGCCCCAAGCGTCAAGGCCTACTGGATGCCCTGTATGTGGATGAAGGCGATGCGGTCACGAAAGGGCAGGTGCTGGCCCGCATGGACAGCGGAGACTTCACCGATCGCATGGATGAGCTCTCGGCCCTCGAACGTCAGGCCCGGGCGGACTTCGAGGCGAAACGGGCCGACTACATCCGTTATCAAAAACTCGAAAACAGCGGAGCCATCAGTGCGTCGGATCTGGATGGCTACCGCGCAGCCTTCCTGAGCAGCAAGGAAGCGCTCACGGCAGCCAGGGAACGCATTCAGCAGCGCGATGTGGAAGGGAACGAACTCCTGATCAGAGCACCCTTCAGCGGTGTGATCACCGAACGGTTCGCTGAACCGGGTGCTTTCGTGACTCCCACCACCACCGCTTCAGCGAATGCCGGAGCCACCAGTTCCTCCATCGTTGAGCTCTCCGAGGGCCTGGAAGTGGCGGCGAAAGTGCCCGAAAGCGACATCGGCCGCATCCGGATCGGCCAAGACGCCACGGTGCGTGTGGATGCCTTCCCCGATCAGCGCTTCCCTGCCCGGGTGAGAGATATCGCTCCGCGGGCCGAGAAAACCGACAACGTGATTTCCTTTGAGGTGGAGCTCACCCTGATCGATCCACCCCCAACCCTGCGCATCGGCATGACGGTGGACGTGGATTTCCAAACGGGTCGGACCGCAGAGAGCACCCTGGTTCCCAACGTGGCGATCGTGACCGAAAACGGCCAACCCGGCGTTCTGCTCGTAGGTAAGGATGACCAGCCCCGCTTCCAACCGGTGGAACTGGGCTCCAGCAGCGGCGGCCAGAGTGCGATTCTCTCGGGGGTGAAACCCGGCTCCAAGGTGTTCATCGACCTTCCGCCCTGGGCGAAGAAGCGCGACTGA
- a CDS encoding sodium-dependent transporter translates to MAAVRKEQWKSGFGFVLAAAGSAVGLGNLWGFAYRASQGGGGSFVLLYLLIVGLICLPVLVAEMVLGRSTGSSPLLAPSKAAGKAWWPMGWMFIAASCGILAFYAVLMGWTGHTLVHALLVGLPENKQAADAFFASISEGNSALAGQGISLLLTALVVAAGVQAGIERLSRWALPLLLLLLIGLAIWASTLPGAGEGYRTFLLRWDGEELMNITTIRNAFSQAFFSIGTGIGSILAYSAYLNRKAPLPQEAVAVVGLDTAVGLLAGMLTFPVVISFNLADVVGDSTIGAIFIALPTGLASIGITGQVVAVLFFALAYLAAITSSVSLLEVPVSSLMDRLNWSRSKATWVSAAVIFVLGIPASMRTEVLGTMDALFGGVLLIAGGLLIAVLMGWVVPNLFLEDLEQSDSSPLLRRVLMFCLQWISPVVIAAGLLISTVDLLRNWFGAA, encoded by the coding sequence ATGGCGGCGGTGAGAAAAGAGCAGTGGAAGTCCGGTTTTGGGTTCGTGCTGGCGGCTGCGGGCAGTGCCGTGGGCCTTGGCAATCTCTGGGGGTTCGCCTACCGCGCATCCCAGGGAGGCGGTGGCAGTTTCGTGTTGCTTTATCTGCTGATCGTTGGGCTGATCTGCCTGCCCGTGCTGGTGGCGGAGATGGTGTTGGGCCGCAGTACAGGCAGCAGTCCTTTGCTGGCTCCCAGCAAAGCGGCTGGCAAGGCTTGGTGGCCGATGGGGTGGATGTTCATCGCGGCATCCTGCGGAATCCTGGCCTTCTACGCCGTGTTGATGGGATGGACGGGGCATACCCTCGTGCACGCCCTTCTGGTTGGTCTGCCTGAGAACAAGCAGGCTGCTGATGCGTTCTTCGCGTCCATCAGCGAGGGCAACAGTGCGCTGGCGGGTCAGGGAATCAGTCTCCTGCTCACCGCCCTTGTGGTGGCTGCCGGTGTTCAGGCGGGCATCGAACGGCTCTCGCGCTGGGCCCTGCCTCTGCTGCTGCTGCTGCTGATCGGTCTGGCGATCTGGGCCAGCACGCTTCCAGGCGCTGGCGAGGGTTACCGCACCTTCCTGCTCCGCTGGGATGGGGAGGAGCTGATGAACATCACCACCATCCGCAATGCCTTCAGCCAGGCTTTCTTCTCAATCGGTACGGGCATCGGCTCGATTCTTGCCTATTCGGCCTATCTGAATCGCAAGGCGCCACTGCCTCAGGAAGCCGTGGCTGTGGTGGGTCTGGATACAGCCGTGGGGCTGCTGGCCGGCATGCTCACCTTTCCTGTGGTGATCAGCTTCAACCTGGCAGATGTGGTGGGTGACTCCACGATCGGAGCCATCTTCATCGCCTTGCCCACCGGACTGGCCTCGATCGGCATCACCGGTCAGGTGGTGGCTGTGCTGTTTTTTGCTTTGGCCTATCTGGCGGCGATCACATCGTCGGTGTCTCTGTTGGAGGTGCCGGTGTCCTCCCTGATGGATCGCTTGAACTGGAGCCGCAGCAAGGCCACCTGGGTCAGTGCCGCTGTGATTTTTGTGCTCGGGATCCCCGCCAGCATGCGTACGGAGGTGCTGGGAACGATGGATGCCCTCTTCGGCGGCGTGCTGCTGATTGCTGGTGGTCTGCTCATCGCCGTGCTGATGGGTTGGGTCGTACCGAATCTGTTTTTGGAAGATCTCGAACAGAGTGACTCTTCACCCTTGCTCAGACGGGTGTTGATGTTCTGCCTGCAATGGATTTCCCCAGTGGTGATTGCTGCTGGCTTGCTGATCAGCACCGTGGATCTGCTGCGTAACTGGTTCGGCGCAGCCTGA
- the cysS gene encoding cysteine--tRNA ligase — MPVSLRFTNTLTRRTEPFQPLKDGQVSIYCCGVTVYDLCHLGHARSYINWDVLRRYLIWSGYAVTFVQNFTDIDDKILKRAAEEGSSMEVVSERNIEAFHADMDALGILRPDRMPRATRCLEGIRSLIAELEAKGAAYSADGDVYFAVMKHAGYGKLSGRDLADQQTNADGRVADAEEARKQHPFDFALWKGAKAGEPSFPSPWGEGRPGWHIECSAMVREELGDTIDIHLGGADLVFPHHENEIAQSEAATGQELARVWMHNGMVNVGGEKMSKSLGNFTTIRALLESGLSAMTLRLFVLQAHYRKPLDFTAEALEAATTGWKGLNAALSLGDLHAEALGWCASDPMDGGAVLASEPSAIDTLLSARQRFSDAMDDDLNSSGALAVLFDLARPLRALANRLDRGDAPNHPDEEGQELQQRWLLLRELAGVLGLRLERPSGKEAETDLDSQVIEAAIEARRLAKQSKDFAEADRIREELTAQGIELIDKPGGITEWRRG; from the coding sequence ATGCCTGTGTCCCTGCGGTTCACCAACACACTTACCCGCCGCACGGAACCGTTTCAGCCCCTGAAGGACGGGCAGGTGAGCATCTACTGCTGCGGCGTGACGGTCTACGACCTCTGCCACCTGGGCCATGCCCGCAGCTACATCAATTGGGACGTGCTGCGCCGATATCTGATCTGGAGTGGCTACGCCGTCACCTTTGTGCAGAACTTCACCGACATCGACGACAAGATCCTCAAGCGTGCTGCGGAGGAAGGTTCGTCGATGGAGGTGGTGAGTGAGCGCAACATCGAGGCGTTTCATGCCGACATGGATGCCCTCGGCATCCTGCGTCCCGATCGCATGCCCCGAGCCACCCGCTGCCTTGAAGGGATCCGGTCCCTGATCGCTGAGCTGGAAGCGAAGGGTGCTGCCTATTCCGCCGATGGAGATGTGTACTTCGCGGTGATGAAACACGCCGGCTACGGCAAGCTCAGCGGCCGCGACCTCGCCGACCAACAGACCAACGCGGACGGGCGGGTGGCCGATGCTGAAGAAGCGCGCAAGCAACACCCCTTCGACTTCGCCCTCTGGAAGGGAGCCAAGGCCGGTGAACCCAGCTTCCCCTCACCATGGGGTGAAGGCCGGCCGGGCTGGCACATCGAGTGCTCCGCCATGGTGCGCGAGGAGCTCGGCGACACCATTGACATCCACCTCGGGGGCGCCGATCTCGTGTTCCCACACCACGAGAATGAGATCGCCCAATCCGAGGCAGCCACCGGCCAGGAGCTGGCGCGCGTGTGGATGCACAACGGCATGGTGAATGTGGGAGGAGAAAAGATGAGCAAATCACTCGGCAACTTCACCACCATCCGCGCCCTGCTGGAAAGTGGCCTGTCGGCCATGACCCTGCGGCTCTTTGTGCTCCAGGCCCATTACCGCAAACCGCTCGATTTCACCGCCGAGGCCCTGGAGGCCGCAACGACCGGTTGGAAAGGGCTGAACGCTGCACTCAGCCTTGGGGACCTCCATGCAGAAGCACTGGGATGGTGTGCCTCAGACCCCATGGACGGCGGAGCCGTTCTCGCATCGGAGCCCTCAGCCATCGACACGCTGCTCAGCGCCCGGCAGCGCTTCAGCGATGCCATGGACGATGACCTCAACAGCTCCGGAGCGCTTGCGGTGCTGTTCGACCTGGCCCGTCCATTAAGAGCACTAGCCAATCGTTTGGATCGGGGTGACGCACCAAACCACCCTGATGAGGAAGGCCAGGAGCTTCAACAGCGCTGGTTGCTGCTCAGGGAGCTCGCAGGGGTTCTGGGGCTGCGGCTGGAGCGCCCCTCAGGCAAGGAGGCGGAGACGGATCTCGACAGCCAGGTCATCGAAGCAGCGATTGAGGCTCGCCGGTTGGCCAAACAGTCGAAGGATTTCGCGGAAGCGGATCGAATCCGGGAGGAGCTCACCGCCCAGGGCATCGAACTGATCGACAAACCGGGCGGAATCACCGAGTGGCGACGGGGCTGA
- a CDS encoding fatty acid desaturase: MSTGLSLAALGIGTQIPLTLLATPLWALYAIGCGTIAMGCWVLAHECGHNAFHPNRRIEGVVGFLLHSALLVPYYSWARSHSVHHAHCNHLEQGETHVPPRASSVLGRITEQLKRSLNPTLFGVISLLNHLVIGWPLYLLLGATGGEDYGFPTSHFWNGHPFSNGKRSLFPKRFCTLMVRSNIGCLAMITFLIIAAMQSSPLRVICVYGLPYLVINIWLITYTWLQHTDQNIPHFSNTTWCWVKGALQTIDRPYGPMLNLLHHGIGSTHVCHHVNSAIPHYNAWRGTALLRQRFPELVHYDATPIPEALWRIATTCGGAVYQSSHDQAYYF, translated from the coding sequence ATGTCGACAGGCCTGTCTCTTGCTGCTTTAGGGATTGGGACCCAGATTCCCCTCACTCTCCTGGCCACTCCGCTGTGGGCGCTGTACGCCATCGGTTGCGGAACCATTGCCATGGGCTGTTGGGTATTAGCCCACGAATGTGGCCACAACGCGTTTCACCCAAATCGACGCATTGAGGGCGTCGTTGGCTTCCTGCTTCACAGCGCACTGCTAGTGCCTTACTACAGCTGGGCGCGCAGCCACAGCGTTCACCATGCCCACTGCAATCACCTTGAGCAAGGAGAAACCCACGTCCCTCCGAGGGCCTCATCGGTTCTAGGTCGAATCACAGAACAACTCAAAAGATCGCTGAATCCAACCTTGTTTGGGGTTATCTCTCTCCTCAATCATTTGGTGATCGGCTGGCCGCTCTATCTGCTTCTCGGAGCCACTGGCGGGGAGGACTACGGCTTTCCCACGTCCCATTTCTGGAACGGCCATCCTTTCTCAAATGGCAAGCGAAGCCTATTCCCTAAAAGATTTTGCACGTTGATGGTGCGGTCGAACATCGGCTGCCTGGCAATGATCACTTTTCTGATCATCGCCGCCATGCAATCGTCTCCACTACGTGTGATATGTGTGTATGGATTGCCATATCTAGTGATTAATATTTGGCTCATCACTTACACCTGGCTTCAGCACACGGACCAGAACATTCCCCACTTCTCCAATACAACATGGTGCTGGGTGAAGGGCGCGCTGCAAACGATTGATCGCCCCTATGGCCCCATGCTCAATCTGCTTCACCATGGCATCGGGTCTACCCATGTTTGCCACCATGTGAACTCTGCCATTCCTCACTACAACGCCTGGCGGGGCACCGCCCTACTCAGACAACGATTCCCTGAGTTGGTGCACTACGACGCCACACCAATTCCTGAAGCACTTTGGAGAATTGCGACGACATGCGGTGGAGCTGTGTATCAAAGTTCTCACGATCAAGCCTATTACTTCTAG